From Pseudomonas sp. B21-028, one genomic window encodes:
- a CDS encoding epoxide hydrolase family protein gives MQAASSTFTWQRCLASSALVSVFGLALFAGSGVTLAADNPSASAAPAGSEAIRPYHIHVDEAQLTELRKRIAATRWPDKETVNDVSQGVQLAQVQALVKYWGDGYDWRKAEAKLNALPEFITTIDGVDIQFIHVRSRHPNAMPLILTHGWPGSQFEFLKTIGPLTDPTAYGGRAEDAFDVIIPSIPGHGFSGKPTELGWGPDRVAKAWDVLMKRLGYSHYVSQGGDHGSVISDALGRLAPPGLLGIHLNMPATVPPELVKPINSGDPAPSGLTDPERRAYTSLSTFFGRNAAYGAMMVTRPQTIGYLLADSPTGTAAWMYEKFAAWTDSDGKPERVLSRDEMLDDISLYWLTDTGASSSRFYWENNNNNFSAAAQKTTDIKVPVAITVFPHEIYQAPKTWAQRAYPSLSYFNEVSKGGHFAAWEQPQLFSEELREAFRPLRATAK, from the coding sequence ATGCAAGCAGCTTCTTCTACTTTTACCTGGCAACGTTGTCTGGCGTCATCCGCCCTTGTCAGCGTGTTCGGTCTTGCCCTGTTTGCCGGCAGTGGCGTCACCCTGGCCGCTGACAACCCGTCCGCCAGCGCCGCTCCGGCCGGGTCGGAGGCCATTCGCCCGTACCATATTCACGTCGATGAAGCGCAGTTGACCGAACTGCGCAAACGCATTGCGGCCACCCGTTGGCCCGATAAGGAAACCGTCAACGACGTTTCCCAGGGCGTGCAGCTGGCCCAGGTACAAGCGCTGGTGAAGTATTGGGGCGACGGTTATGACTGGCGCAAGGCCGAGGCCAAGCTCAATGCGTTGCCGGAGTTCATCACTACCATCGATGGCGTCGACATTCAGTTCATCCACGTGCGTTCCCGCCACCCTAACGCGATGCCGCTGATCCTCACCCATGGTTGGCCGGGATCGCAGTTCGAGTTCCTCAAGACCATCGGCCCGCTGACCGATCCGACCGCTTACGGCGGCCGAGCGGAGGATGCCTTCGATGTGATCATCCCGTCGATTCCCGGCCATGGTTTTTCCGGCAAGCCGACCGAATTGGGTTGGGGTCCCGACCGGGTGGCGAAGGCCTGGGACGTGCTGATGAAGCGCCTGGGCTACAGCCATTACGTGTCCCAGGGCGGCGATCACGGCTCGGTGATTTCCGATGCGCTGGGCCGCCTGGCGCCGCCCGGATTGCTGGGCATCCACCTGAACATGCCGGCCACCGTGCCGCCGGAGCTGGTGAAGCCGATCAACAGCGGCGATCCGGCACCCTCGGGGCTGACCGATCCGGAACGCCGGGCCTACACCTCCCTGAGTACGTTCTTCGGTCGTAACGCGGCCTACGGCGCGATGATGGTGACCCGGCCGCAGACCATCGGCTACCTGCTGGCTGACTCACCCACCGGGACGGCGGCGTGGATGTACGAGAAGTTCGCGGCCTGGACCGACAGTGACGGCAAGCCTGAACGGGTGCTCAGCCGCGATGAAATGCTCGATGACATCAGTCTCTATTGGCTGACCGACACTGGGGCGTCGTCCTCCCGTTTCTACTGGGAGAACAACAACAATAACTTCAGCGCGGCCGCGCAAAAGACCACGGACATCAAGGTGCCGGTGGCGATCACGGTGTTCCCGCACGAAATCTATCAGGCACCGAAGACTTGGGCACAACGCGCCTACCCGTCGCTGTCCTACTTCAACGAAGTCAGCAAGGGCGGTCACTTCGCGGCCTGGGAGCAGCCGCAACTGTTCAGCGAAGAGCTGCGTGAAGCATTCCGGCCATTACGTGCGACGGCGAAATAA
- a CDS encoding alpha/beta fold hydrolase — MTTNLLNHTSKPRHRRLLAPALLAVAMMQLGALAATSSQASAAEVPAGTIGAITPGTNTSFGPLKHVKAGLLDVSYAEVGPADGPVVILLHGWPYDIHSYTDVAPALAQKGYRVLIPYARGYGDTRFLSAKTVRNGQPAALASDLIDFMDALHIKQAVLGGYDWGARTADIVAALWPERVKALVAVSGYLIGSQEAGKAPLPPAAELQWWYQFYFATERGRLGYEKNTHDFAKLIWKLASPKWNFDDATYDRSAAALQNPDHVPVSIFNYRWRLGLIKGEAKYDALEKKLAAFPSIGVPTITLEGDANGAPHPPAEAYAKRFTGKYEYRLINGGVGHNLPQEAPQAFAQAVIDADHL; from the coding sequence ATGACTACGAACCTGTTGAACCACACCTCCAAACCGCGGCACCGGCGTCTGCTCGCGCCGGCTCTCCTGGCGGTCGCCATGATGCAGTTGGGCGCCCTGGCTGCGACCTCGTCACAGGCCAGCGCTGCCGAGGTGCCAGCCGGTACCATCGGCGCCATCACGCCGGGAACGAACACTTCGTTCGGCCCGTTGAAACACGTCAAGGCGGGTCTGCTGGATGTTTCCTATGCCGAGGTTGGCCCCGCCGATGGGCCGGTGGTCATCCTGCTGCACGGCTGGCCGTACGACATCCACAGCTACACCGATGTGGCGCCGGCGCTGGCCCAGAAGGGCTATCGCGTGCTGATTCCCTATGCGCGGGGTTATGGCGATACACGTTTCCTGTCGGCCAAGACCGTGCGTAACGGCCAGCCTGCGGCGCTTGCCAGCGACCTGATTGATTTCATGGACGCCTTGCACATCAAGCAGGCCGTGCTCGGTGGCTATGACTGGGGCGCGCGCACCGCCGACATCGTCGCGGCGCTGTGGCCGGAGCGGGTGAAGGCATTGGTGGCGGTCAGTGGCTACCTGATCGGTAGCCAGGAAGCCGGCAAGGCGCCGTTGCCGCCGGCCGCCGAGTTGCAGTGGTGGTACCAGTTCTACTTTGCCACCGAGCGTGGCCGCCTGGGGTATGAAAAGAACACCCACGACTTCGCCAAGCTGATCTGGAAACTGGCCTCGCCGAAGTGGAACTTCGACGACGCGACCTATGACCGCAGCGCCGCCGCGTTGCAGAACCCCGACCACGTCCCGGTATCGATCTTCAACTACCGCTGGCGCCTGGGCCTGATCAAGGGCGAGGCCAAGTACGACGCGCTGGAGAAGAAACTCGCAGCGTTCCCGTCCATTGGGGTGCCGACCATCACCCTTGAGGGCGATGCCAACGGTGCGCCGCACCCACCTGCCGAGGCCTATGCCAAGCGCTTTACCGGCAAGTACGAGTACCGGTTGATCAATGGTGGTGTCGGCCACAACTTGCCACAGGAGGCCCCGCAAGCCTTCGCCCAGGCCGTGATCGATGCCGATCATCTTTGA
- a CDS encoding cytochrome P460 family protein, with protein sequence MKLKHLAASVAVASAALITAGVALGDAGSGEASPIYGVKLPDGYRQWALIAPAQEAEPLNELRAVLGNDRAIKAYQDATLPFPDGTVLVKLAWKHVQSPEFEPASIPGAATTVQVMVKDSKKYASTGGWGFGRFINGKPADEAQHQTCFACHQARVQNHDFVFTRLAP encoded by the coding sequence ATGAAACTCAAGCATCTGGCGGCATCCGTCGCGGTTGCATCGGCGGCGTTGATCACTGCCGGCGTTGCCTTGGGCGATGCCGGCAGCGGTGAAGCATCACCGATCTACGGAGTGAAGCTGCCCGATGGCTATCGCCAGTGGGCGCTGATCGCGCCGGCGCAAGAAGCCGAGCCGCTGAACGAGCTTCGCGCGGTGCTGGGCAATGACCGCGCCATCAAGGCTTACCAGGACGCGACGCTGCCGTTTCCCGACGGCACGGTCCTGGTGAAGCTGGCCTGGAAGCACGTGCAGTCACCGGAGTTCGAGCCGGCGTCGATTCCTGGAGCGGCCACCACCGTCCAGGTGATGGTCAAGGACTCAAAGAAATATGCGTCAACCGGCGGTTGGGGCTTTGGGCGTTTTATCAACGGCAAGCCCGCCGACGAGGCCCAGCACCAGACCTGTTTCGCCTGCCACCAGGCGCGGGTGCAGAACCATGATTTTGTCTTTACGCGTCTCGCTCCATAA
- a CDS encoding alpha/beta fold hydrolase, which translates to MKKVIAALACTAGLIIGANASAQTVKPTVVLVHGAFADASSWNGVVKILEKDGYTVVSAANPLRSVKGDGAAVSALLGSIQTPVVLVGHSYGGNVISEAANDHANVKALVYVSAFAPEAGETVAGLAGKFPGSTLGPTLAAPVVLADGGKDLYIQQGKFHDQFAADVPAAQAALMAANQRPVTEAALNEQAGTPAWKHIPSWYIYGDKDKNIPPQAMAFMAKRADARDVKVVKGASHVVMVSHPEPVARLIEEAAAAK; encoded by the coding sequence ATGAAAAAAGTCATTGCCGCACTGGCCTGCACGGCCGGCCTGATCATCGGCGCCAACGCCTCGGCGCAGACAGTGAAACCCACCGTCGTTCTCGTGCACGGCGCTTTTGCCGATGCGTCGAGCTGGAATGGCGTGGTGAAAATCCTCGAGAAGGATGGCTACACGGTGGTGTCCGCCGCCAACCCCTTGCGCAGCGTGAAGGGTGATGGCGCCGCGGTTTCGGCGCTGCTGGGCAGTATCCAGACGCCGGTGGTGCTGGTCGGCCACTCCTATGGCGGCAACGTCATCAGTGAAGCGGCCAATGACCACGCCAACGTAAAAGCACTGGTCTACGTCAGCGCCTTCGCCCCCGAGGCGGGGGAAACCGTCGCCGGGCTTGCTGGGAAGTTCCCCGGCAGCACCCTCGGCCCAACCCTGGCGGCACCTGTCGTATTGGCCGATGGCGGCAAGGATCTGTACATCCAGCAGGGCAAGTTCCATGACCAGTTCGCCGCCGACGTCCCTGCCGCGCAGGCGGCCTTGATGGCGGCGAACCAGCGTCCGGTGACCGAAGCGGCACTGAACGAGCAGGCGGGCACGCCGGCCTGGAAACACATTCCGTCCTGGTACATCTACGGCGACAAGGACAAGAACATTCCACCGCAAGCCATGGCGTTCATGGCCAAGCGTGCCGATGCCAGGGACGTGAAGGTGGTCAAGGGCGCTTCCCATGTGGTGATGGTGTCCCATCCGGAGCCGGTGGCCCGGTTGATCGAGGAAGCGGCCGCGGCGAAGTGA
- a CDS encoding 3-oxoacyl-ACP reductase family protein: MTSQRFTGKIALVTGGSRGIGAAVVRRLAREGATVAFTYAASEAKAQALVSSIQQEGGRVLAIKADSKVPEDIERAVSSTVAQFGALNILVNNAGILGLGSVDDFSVQAFDDMYAVNVRAIYIAAQACSKVMNRGDRIITVGSVTGERTGFPGSSAYSMTKAALTGLVRGLALDFAPRGITVNNIQPGPTATDMNPADAPYLEHVIGLVPLGRLGTADEIAGMAVYLASDDASFVTGASLTVDGGYLA, from the coding sequence ATCACATCGCAACGCTTCACTGGCAAGATCGCCCTGGTGACCGGCGGTTCTCGCGGCATCGGTGCCGCGGTGGTCCGTCGCCTGGCCAGGGAAGGCGCCACGGTGGCCTTCACCTACGCGGCATCCGAAGCGAAAGCCCAGGCGCTCGTCAGCAGCATCCAGCAGGAGGGTGGCCGGGTCCTGGCGATCAAGGCGGACAGCAAGGTCCCGGAGGACATCGAGCGTGCAGTGAGCTCCACCGTGGCGCAGTTTGGCGCGTTGAATATCCTGGTGAACAACGCCGGGATCCTGGGGCTCGGGTCGGTGGACGATTTCAGTGTCCAGGCATTTGACGACATGTATGCGGTAAACGTGCGCGCCATCTACATCGCCGCCCAGGCATGTTCCAAGGTGATGAATCGCGGAGACCGGATTATCACCGTTGGCAGCGTAACGGGGGAGCGCACCGGCTTTCCCGGATCCAGCGCCTACTCGATGACCAAGGCCGCACTCACCGGCCTGGTCCGCGGCCTCGCCCTGGACTTCGCCCCGCGGGGCATTACCGTCAACAACATCCAGCCCGGGCCGACCGCTACCGATATGAATCCGGCTGATGCACCTTATCTGGAACACGTCATCGGCCTGGTCCCGCTGGGACGCCTGGGTACAGCGGATGAAATTGCTGGCATGGCTGTCTACCTGGCGAGCGACGATGCCTCGTTCGTTACCGGTGCGAGTCTCACCGTCGATGGTGGTTACCTGGCCTGA
- a CDS encoding catalase, producing the protein MKKLTTAAGAPVVDNNNSQTAGPRGPMLLQDVWLLEKLAHFDREVIPERRMHAKGSGAFGTFTVTHDITRYSKASLFSHIGKTTDVFVRFSTVAGERGAADAERDIRGFAIKFYTDQGNWDLVGNNTPVFFLRDPLKFPDLNHAVKRDPRTHLRSARNNWDFWTLLPEALHQVTIVMSDRGLPQSYRHMHGFGSHTFSFISPANERYWVKFTWKTQQGIVNLSDEQAAAVIGSDRESAQRDLYTSIENGEFPRWKLYVQIMPEAEAGTYPINPFDLTKVWPHRDHPLIEVGLLELNRNPDNYFADVEQAAFNPANVVPGISFSPDKMLQARLFSYGDAQRYRVGVNHHQIPVNAPRCPVNSFHRDGAMRTDGNAGSTPGYEPNSHAEWQEQPDFREPPLALQGSAGHWNHREDDDYFSQPGALFRLMDPRQKQALFDNTARSIQGASADAKQRHIHHCTLADPAYGAGVALAIEALG; encoded by the coding sequence ATGAAAAAACTCACGACAGCCGCCGGTGCGCCGGTGGTCGATAACAACAACTCACAAACGGCAGGCCCCAGGGGACCGATGCTGCTCCAGGATGTATGGCTGCTGGAGAAGCTGGCGCATTTCGACCGCGAAGTCATTCCCGAGCGCCGTATGCACGCCAAGGGTTCGGGTGCGTTCGGAACGTTCACCGTGACCCACGACATCACCCGCTACAGCAAGGCCAGCCTGTTCTCCCACATCGGCAAGACCACCGATGTGTTCGTCCGGTTCTCAACCGTTGCCGGCGAGCGTGGCGCTGCCGACGCCGAGCGCGACATCCGCGGGTTCGCCATCAAGTTCTATACCGATCAAGGCAACTGGGACCTGGTGGGCAATAACACGCCGGTGTTCTTCCTGCGCGATCCTCTGAAATTTCCCGATCTCAATCACGCAGTCAAGCGCGACCCGCGTACCCATCTGCGCAGCGCCCGGAACAACTGGGATTTCTGGACACTGTTACCCGAAGCCTTGCATCAGGTCACCATCGTGATGAGCGACCGTGGGCTGCCGCAATCCTATCGGCACATGCACGGTTTCGGCAGCCACACGTTCAGTTTCATCAGCCCGGCCAATGAGCGCTACTGGGTAAAGTTCACCTGGAAAACCCAACAGGGCATCGTGAACCTGAGCGACGAGCAGGCCGCTGCGGTGATCGGTAGCGACCGCGAAAGCGCGCAGCGCGACCTGTACACCAGCATCGAGAACGGCGAGTTTCCGCGCTGGAAACTCTACGTCCAGATCATGCCGGAAGCCGAAGCTGGTACTTATCCGATCAACCCGTTCGACCTGACCAAAGTCTGGCCACATCGGGATCATCCGCTGATCGAGGTCGGCTTGCTGGAACTCAACCGCAACCCTGACAATTACTTCGCCGACGTCGAGCAAGCCGCCTTCAACCCGGCCAACGTCGTCCCGGGCATCAGCTTTTCGCCCGACAAGATGCTGCAGGCGCGGTTGTTCTCCTATGGCGATGCGCAGCGCTATCGAGTGGGCGTCAACCATCACCAGATTCCCGTGAACGCCCCCAGATGCCCGGTCAACAGTTTTCATCGCGACGGCGCCATGCGTACTGACGGCAATGCCGGCAGCACCCCCGGCTATGAGCCCAACAGTCATGCTGAATGGCAGGAACAACCAGACTTTCGCGAGCCGCCACTGGCTTTGCAAGGTAGCGCCGGGCATTGGAATCATCGCGAAGACGACGACTACTTTTCCCAACCCGGCGCCCTGTTCCGGCTGATGGACCCTCGGCAGAAACAGGCACTGTTCGACAACACCGCACGTTCGATCCAAGGAGCTTCGGCCGACGCCAAGCAGCGTCATATCCATCACTGCACATTGGCCGACCCGGCGTATGGAGCAGGTGTCGCGCTGGCGATAGAGGCGTTGGGCTGA
- a CDS encoding organic hydroperoxide resistance protein, which produces MPASTRSDNVLYTAHVDTTGGRDGHSRSDDGRLDVQLSSPGSSRAGTNPEQLFAAGWSACFEGAMQLAARRLKIKLPENPSIDAQVDLCLAEGSYFLQARLKVSVPGVDRESAQALLDAAHETCPYSKLSRNNIYVEITLA; this is translated from the coding sequence ATGCCCGCTTCGACCCGTTCCGACAATGTGCTCTATACCGCCCATGTGGATACCACCGGTGGCCGCGACGGCCATTCGCGCAGTGATGATGGACGCCTGGACGTCCAGCTTTCAAGCCCTGGTTCGTCACGGGCCGGTACCAATCCTGAGCAACTGTTCGCGGCCGGTTGGTCCGCTTGCTTCGAAGGCGCGATGCAGTTGGCCGCTCGGCGCCTGAAAATCAAACTGCCGGAAAATCCGTCCATCGACGCACAGGTAGATCTGTGCCTGGCGGAAGGCAGCTACTTCCTTCAAGCGCGTTTGAAAGTCAGTGTCCCCGGAGTAGACCGGGAGTCTGCCCAGGCGTTGCTCGACGCCGCGCACGAGACCTGCCCCTACTCGAAATTGTCGCGTAACAACATCTACGTCGAAATCACCCTGGCCTGA
- a CDS encoding MFS transporter — MGQWTVVGLCMLFNVINGLATLATAFVLPSLSAEWALSGFQQGLLLSASLIGMASGSTFAAPMADRHGRRPLLLASLLLSGTTMLLSFWSQGFWSLELLRTLTGMGVGATLVGANVLTHECTHLHRRELAISLQSVAFALGVSLGGLLAHALNDAVGWRYVFLVGGAFTLATGLSGALWLRESFEFLAVKASPVQPSAHRPASDAGRGLRRDFWSRQWRATVSLATAFFLVMFCFYFVVSWTPTLLVQTGASATHGIQGGMLLNLGGMLGALLLGLAANRFGSRRLLLGCLLLNAGLMTLLMPAIQVLSLSIGMGFSIGLLLNAAIAGLYVLAPQTYGTGERARGVGLVLGLGRLGAILSPIVAGALLDAHWSAQALFTFYAGSLLLAMLAIAWGRGRRRD; from the coding sequence ATGGGTCAATGGACGGTCGTCGGCCTGTGCATGCTGTTCAATGTGATCAACGGCCTGGCGACCCTGGCCACGGCCTTCGTGCTCCCCAGCCTTTCGGCGGAATGGGCGTTGAGCGGTTTCCAGCAGGGCCTGTTGCTCAGTGCAAGCCTCATTGGAATGGCCAGCGGATCGACATTCGCCGCCCCCATGGCGGACCGTCATGGTCGTCGTCCCTTGCTGCTGGCGAGCCTGTTGCTCAGCGGCACGACCATGCTGCTGTCATTCTGGTCCCAGGGCTTCTGGTCTCTTGAGCTGTTGCGCACCCTGACGGGGATGGGTGTAGGGGCGACACTCGTCGGCGCCAATGTGCTGACCCATGAATGCACCCACCTGCACCGGCGAGAGCTGGCCATCTCGCTTCAGTCCGTGGCCTTCGCCTTGGGCGTGTCCTTGGGTGGCCTGCTGGCGCATGCGTTGAACGACGCCGTCGGATGGCGCTACGTATTCCTCGTCGGAGGTGCCTTTACCCTTGCGACCGGCTTGAGCGGTGCACTGTGGCTGCGTGAGTCCTTCGAATTCCTCGCCGTGAAAGCCTCCCCCGTCCAGCCGTCAGCCCATCGGCCTGCCTCGGATGCCGGGCGTGGCCTTCGGCGCGATTTCTGGTCGAGGCAGTGGCGCGCAACCGTTTCGCTGGCGACGGCATTCTTCCTCGTCATGTTCTGCTTCTACTTCGTTGTGAGCTGGACACCGACACTGCTGGTCCAGACGGGGGCTTCCGCAACCCACGGTATCCAAGGTGGCATGCTGCTCAATCTGGGCGGCATGCTGGGCGCCCTGCTCCTGGGACTTGCCGCGAATCGCTTTGGCAGCCGTCGTTTGCTGCTGGGCTGCCTGCTGCTGAACGCAGGGTTGATGACCTTGCTGATGCCCGCCATCCAGGTGTTGAGCCTGTCCATCGGCATGGGGTTTTCCATTGGCCTACTGCTCAACGCGGCCATCGCCGGCCTGTATGTCCTGGCGCCGCAGACCTACGGCACCGGAGAACGAGCCAGGGGCGTCGGTCTGGTGCTCGGGTTGGGCCGCCTGGGCGCGATCCTGTCACCGATTGTCGCCGGCGCTCTGCTGGATGCGCACTGGAGCGCACAGGCCTTGTTCACGTTTTATGCCGGCAGCCTGCTGTTGGCGATGCTGGCCATCGCCTGGGGACGCGGTCGGCGCCGTGACTGA
- a CDS encoding PAS domain-containing protein produces MDNEPDSIIDGLPGMAWTARVDGGVDYVNQYWSRYTGRNREEAMGEGWHAAVHPDDRAQVFECWRAILNGDEPRGIQARLRRADGVYRRFVVRVSPLTDTAGAVRKWCGICTDIEDYCAVAQPACMAEPGLRTMIDSIPALVSLMSPSGDLECVNIHNLEYMGATLEELKEWAVSEIIHVEDRPRIIDSWAQAVATGNPFRAELRIRRADGAYHWFIANGMPMRDETGRITRWWVITIDIDEQKRDKALIAKALAEISASEARLRSIINAVPGFVWSATPDGNVSFLNQRWCDYTGIALEDACGTGWMAAIHPDDGGALAAYWKALATGEPGEFEARLRRFDGTFRWFLIRAVPERNESGQVARWYGENTDIEDRKRAEMLLAGEKRLLGMIAGGSALKRILEALCALAEASLDGCVCSIVQVDRKHPYPTQEAIPRILPGAAPSIPASLVAGLDGRVADADACPAALVAIRNEQVICCDLASETRWQDWCSTALANGLRANWSTPITSVNGEVTGVLSILHPESTAPGPLQQTLIAQITHLASIAIDRARGEAALRQSEAFLAKAQRLSSTGTFLWRVGSDELTWSEEIYRILDLDPSVTPTLDFIYTRIHPDDISAYKEMIRHQRQKGQDFEHEHRLQLPDGTVKHVHLVAHAMRDGEGRLEYIAALQDVTQRRLSEAALGKVRSELAHLARVASLGALTASIAHEVNQPLAGIITNASTCLRMLGANPPNVDGALETARRTIRDGNRASDVINRLRVLFSKKSIAIEDVDINEAAREVIALLLGELQRGAVILHPEFADALPPVRGDRVQLQQVILNLILNAKEAMSKMTDRPRRMQVSTGLQDDHVYLDVRDNGVGFDPQDAERLFSAFYTTKSSGMGIGLSVSHSIIEKHNGRIWACVNDIGPGATFRFSIPCKGQRDPAEVIQGVREPGAERDCEPTREVFNG; encoded by the coding sequence ATGGATAACGAACCCGACAGCATCATCGACGGACTGCCAGGCATGGCCTGGACGGCCCGTGTCGATGGCGGCGTCGACTATGTCAATCAGTACTGGAGCCGGTACACCGGGCGCAATCGCGAGGAGGCAATGGGAGAGGGCTGGCATGCCGCCGTCCATCCCGACGACCGTGCGCAGGTGTTCGAATGCTGGCGCGCAATTCTGAACGGTGATGAGCCACGGGGCATACAGGCACGCCTGCGACGGGCCGATGGGGTTTATCGCCGATTCGTCGTGCGCGTGAGCCCGTTGACCGATACGGCCGGAGCCGTCCGCAAATGGTGTGGAATCTGTACCGACATCGAGGATTACTGTGCGGTCGCCCAGCCCGCCTGCATGGCCGAGCCCGGTTTGCGGACGATGATCGACAGCATTCCGGCCCTGGTCTCGCTGATGAGCCCCAGCGGGGACCTGGAATGCGTGAACATCCACAACCTGGAATACATGGGCGCCACCCTTGAAGAGCTCAAGGAGTGGGCCGTGAGTGAGATCATTCACGTCGAGGACCGTCCCAGGATCATCGACAGCTGGGCTCAGGCGGTGGCCACCGGTAATCCCTTTCGCGCCGAGTTGCGCATCCGTCGTGCGGACGGCGCCTACCACTGGTTCATCGCCAACGGCATGCCGATGCGGGATGAGACCGGTCGCATCACCCGCTGGTGGGTCATCACCATCGACATCGACGAGCAGAAGCGCGACAAGGCCCTGATCGCCAAGGCGCTGGCCGAGATCAGCGCCTCGGAAGCCCGGTTGCGCAGCATCATCAACGCGGTGCCCGGTTTTGTCTGGAGCGCCACGCCCGATGGCAATGTCAGCTTTCTCAACCAGCGGTGGTGCGATTACACCGGTATCGCGCTGGAAGACGCGTGCGGTACCGGCTGGATGGCCGCGATTCATCCGGATGACGGCGGTGCGTTGGCCGCTTACTGGAAAGCGCTGGCAACGGGCGAACCGGGTGAATTCGAGGCCAGGTTGCGTCGCTTCGACGGCACGTTCCGCTGGTTTCTGATCCGGGCGGTACCGGAGCGCAATGAGTCGGGCCAGGTGGCGCGCTGGTACGGGGAAAACACCGATATCGAAGATCGCAAACGCGCCGAAATGCTGCTGGCCGGGGAGAAACGCCTGCTGGGCATGATCGCCGGAGGTTCCGCCCTCAAACGAATTCTCGAAGCACTTTGCGCATTGGCCGAGGCGAGTCTCGACGGTTGCGTGTGCAGCATCGTGCAAGTCGACCGCAAGCACCCGTATCCGACGCAGGAAGCCATCCCACGGATATTGCCAGGGGCTGCGCCGAGCATACCGGCGAGCCTGGTGGCAGGCCTCGACGGGCGGGTGGCGGATGCGGACGCGTGTCCCGCCGCGCTGGTTGCGATCCGCAACGAACAGGTGATTTGCTGCGACTTGGCCAGTGAGACGCGCTGGCAAGATTGGTGCTCGACTGCCCTGGCCAATGGTTTGCGAGCGAACTGGTCGACGCCGATCACCTCCGTCAACGGCGAGGTGACAGGAGTTCTGTCGATCCTGCATCCCGAATCGACAGCCCCTGGCCCCCTGCAGCAGACCCTGATCGCCCAGATCACTCACCTTGCAAGCATTGCCATCGATCGGGCACGGGGCGAGGCGGCACTGCGCCAGAGCGAGGCGTTCCTGGCCAAGGCGCAACGGCTGAGTTCGACGGGCACCTTCTTGTGGCGCGTCGGCTCGGATGAGCTGACCTGGTCCGAGGAGATCTATCGGATACTCGACCTGGATCCGAGTGTGACGCCCACGCTGGATTTCATCTACACCCGCATCCACCCGGACGATATCTCGGCCTACAAGGAGATGATCAGGCACCAGCGCCAAAAAGGTCAGGACTTCGAGCATGAACATCGGCTGCAGTTACCTGACGGTACCGTCAAACATGTCCACTTGGTGGCGCATGCGATGAGGGACGGGGAGGGCCGGCTGGAGTACATCGCCGCGTTGCAGGACGTGACCCAGCGGCGTCTTTCCGAAGCGGCGCTCGGCAAGGTCCGCTCGGAGCTGGCTCATCTGGCCCGGGTTGCCAGCCTGGGTGCGCTGACCGCGTCGATTGCCCACGAGGTCAACCAGCCGCTGGCCGGCATCATCACCAACGCCAGCACCTGCTTGCGCATGCTCGGCGCCAATCCACCGAATGTAGACGGCGCCCTGGAAACCGCACGGCGTACCATCCGGGATGGCAACCGCGCCTCCGATGTGATCAATCGGTTGCGGGTGCTGTTTTCGAAGAAAAGCATCGCGATTGAAGACGTCGACATCAACGAAGCCGCACGGGAGGTGATCGCGCTGTTGCTGGGCGAGTTGCAGCGAGGCGCGGTGATACTGCATCCCGAATTCGCTGACGCCCTGCCGCCAGTCCGCGGTGATCGCGTACAGTTGCAGCAGGTGATTCTCAACTTGATCCTGAATGCCAAGGAGGCGATGAGCAAGATGACCGACCGGCCTCGGCGCATGCAGGTCAGTACCGGCCTGCAGGACGATCACGTTTATCTCGACGTCAGGGACAACGGCGTCGGCTTCGATCCCCAGGACGCGGAGCGCCTGTTCAGTGCTTTCTACACAACCAAGAGTTCGGGCATGGGGATCGGCTTGTCGGTCAGTCATTCGATCATCGAAAAACACAACGGAAGGATCTGGGCCTGCGTGAACGATATCGGACCGGGCGCAACGTTTCGTTTTTCCATTCCCTGCAAAGGCCAGCGTGATCCAGCCGAAGTCATCCAGGGCGTCCGCGAGCCTGGTGCCGAGAGGGATTGCGAGCCCACCAGAGAGGTTTTCAATGGATAA
- a CDS encoding response regulator transcription factor — protein sequence MDKPLLVSVVDDDESVREALPDLLKEFGFAVQAFSSAQAFLSSGYPSQTHCLILDVAMPGMSGPELQKELALRHFNIPIIFITALGDAARCAHLISQGAVDCLMKPFSEEALLKALSAALPVS from the coding sequence ATGGATAAGCCTTTGCTCGTATCGGTGGTTGATGACGACGAATCGGTGCGGGAAGCCTTGCCGGACTTGCTCAAGGAATTCGGTTTTGCGGTCCAGGCGTTTTCGTCGGCCCAGGCGTTTCTTTCGTCCGGGTATCCCAGCCAGACCCACTGCCTGATACTGGACGTCGCCATGCCGGGTATGTCGGGTCCGGAGCTGCAAAAGGAACTCGCCTTGCGCCATTTCAACATCCCGATCATCTTCATCACGGCGCTGGGCGATGCGGCCCGATGTGCACACCTGATAAGCCAGGGCGCAGTGGATTGCCTGATGAAGCCCTTCAGCGAGGAGGCGCTGCTCAAGGCGCTCAGCGCTGCGTTGCCGGTCAGTTGA